The following are encoded in a window of Phocoena phocoena chromosome 2, mPhoPho1.1, whole genome shotgun sequence genomic DNA:
- the AKAP5 gene encoding A-kinase anchor protein 5: MEITVPEIQVESKDEKRSAEVNPQNQRQEEKASTLCFKRRKKAAKAMKPKAGSEAADAARKCPPEAGASYQPAPPGGAWASIKRLVTRSKRSDSSKQQKPFEAKVQPEINAEDDNSKKKAKSRLKIPCIKFTKEEKRSNHSKIIEDSDCSIKVQRQAGSLDTKTLTQSDDQAAKTKSKQDVREDVSQKGSDEVCESNVNNSITSPGEKVISVELELDTGHSAIQTGTLILEKDIETLEEKQSIQLQQASPLETSDTEHQLPVVSDVPPSPAVPDQQILEEARNSILESGPDWKDRESKETVAEESKPKDTELSQESDFQVNEITAEKPKPEESKRMEPIAIIITDTEISEFDVKKSKNVPKQFLISIENEQVGVFANDSGFESRTSEQYETLLIETASSLVKNAIQLSIEQLVNEMASDENAKSNLLQ; encoded by the coding sequence ATGGAGATCACAGTTCCTGAAATACAAGTAGAAAGCAAGGATGAGAAGAGATCAGCAGAAGTTAATCCTCAGAAtcagaggcaggaggaaaaagCATCGACGCTTTGcttcaagagaagaaagaaagcagccaAAGCAATGAAGCCCAAAGCTGGCTCTGAAGCTGCTGATGCAGCAAGGAAGTGTCCCCCAGAAGCTGGAGCTTCTTATCAGCCAGCGCCCCCCGGGGGGGCCTGGGCTTCCATCAAACGCCTTGTAACGCGCAGCAAAAGGTCAGATTCTTCAAAGCAGCAAAAGCCCTTTGAGGCCAAAGTGCAACCTGAAATCAATGCTGAGGATGATAATtctaaaaaaaaggcaaaatccaGACTCAAGATTCCCTGTATAAAATtcacaaaagaggagaaaagaagtaaTCATTCCAAAATTATAGAAGACTCAGACTGCAGTATCAAAGTCCAACGACAGGCTGGAAGTTTGGATACAAAAACTCTGACTCAATCAGATGACCAGGCAGCAAAGACCAAGTCGAAGCAGGATGTAAGGGAAGATGTCTCACAGAAAGGGAGTGATGAGGTCTGTGAATCAAATGTGAACAACAGCATAACTTCTCCTGGAGAGAAAGTGATTTCAGTAGAACTTGAGTTAGATACAGGGCATTCTGCTATTCAAACAGGAACTCTAATCCTTGAAAAAGATATTGAAACGCTtgaggaaaaacaaagcattCAACTTCAGCAAGCAAGCCCACTGGAAACTTCAGACACAGAACACCAGCTCCCAGTGGTTTCTGATGTCCCTCCCTCACCTGCAGTCCCAGATCAACAAATTCTGGAAGAAGCCAGAAACAGTATCCTAGAAAGTGGACCAGACTGGAAAGACCGTGAAAGTAAAGAGACTGTTGCTGAGGAGAGCAAGCCGAAAGATACTGAACTGAGCCAGGAATCAGATTTTCAAGTAAATGAAATCACTGCAGAAAAACCCAAaccagaagaaagcaaaagaatggAGCCAATTGCTATTATTATCACAGACACTGAAATCAGTGAATTTGATGTTAAGAAATCTAAAAATGTCCCTAAGCAATTCTTAATTTCAATCGAAAATGAGCAAGTGGGGGTTTTTGCTAATGATAGTGGTTTTGAGAGTAGAACTTCAGAGCAATATGAAACACTCTTAATAGAAACAGCTTCTTCTCTTGTCAAGAATGCTATCCAGTTATCTATAGAACAGCTGGTTAATGAAATGGCCTCTGATGAAAATGCAAAAAGCAATCTTCTACAGTGA